GGATTCTTTTCGACCGGTACACAAACTTTCTTAAGTCATATCGGTATCGGTATCGGTATCACAGTCGTTGCCGTTGTCGGATTTTAGGTTTTTTTGATATTCAAAAACCTTTTCGACCCCGATACCGATATCAACCCCGACCCCGAAAAAATCCTTTCAAATTAGCCGAATAAAATGTCCTTTTGACTAAAGACTTCAGGGTTTTGGGTCGATACCATGAGTAAAGAAACAAACCTTCAGTTGACCTGTCGGGAGAAAAAAATGCCAAATACTGCACTGATCATAGGGGAAACCCCCGAGGCGAGGCAGAGTGTTGCCGAGATAGTTGATGCCACCCGTCAGTTTCAGCGCAAGCTCTACTGCGCTGACGACCGCAGGGCGCTTCGATGGCTGCAGGATAACCCTGTGGATATGGTTTTTTGCGGGTTGACGGAGCAGAACATGCGCCATCTGAAAATCCTGACCGGATTTATGAAGGACGAACCGGAATGGCGGGATATACCTGTTGTGGTTTTTTCTCACCCCGGCAAGCGAGACCTGCTGATCCGAGCTCTGGAAAGTGGAGCGAGTGACGGGATGACCCGGGAGACGGCCATCGAGGAGATTACCGCCAAGATCCGCTGGCACTTGAAAAACCGTCAACGAATTCAGGGTTTGTGCATGAGCCGGAGTCAGCTGGCCCGCATGGCTCTCTGTGACGGGTTGACCGGCCTCTACAACAGGGCCTACTTCGATGCCACCCTGGAGAAGGAAATTGCCCGCAGCCGCCGGTCCAAGTTGCCGCTGTCTCTGTTGCTGGTGGATCTGGATCATTTCAAGAAGATCAATGACAACCACGGTCATCTGGTGGGTGACCGGGTGCTTGCCAATGTGGCTGCCGCACTGCGGGATCAGAGTCGCGTTGCCGATACGGTCTGCCGCTATGGCGGCGAGGAGTTTGCGATCATTCTTCCCGAAACGCCATTGGCCGGCGCTCAGCTGGTTGCCGAAAGGATACGGCGCCAGATCTCTGAGCTAAAGCTAGAGGTTTCGGTGACCACGAGTATCGGCATCAACTGTGCTGAACATTACGAGGAACTGGTTCCCGATCTGCTGATCGCCGGCGCCGACTCTGCCCTCTATGCCGCCAAGCGCAAAGGTCGCAACCGCTGTGAGGTGGCGACCAGGAATGAGACCGATTTCTGCGATCTGCATCTGGTATATCCCGGCAATCTTGCAGTGGCTTCGGCTTGAAAAAACTTTAGGTCAAAAGCAAATTGGGACGCAGATTAACGCAGATGAACGCGGATACGGCTTAAAGCCAAAAACTTAATGTTTTGGTTTGGCTGGATCCGCGCATGCGAAACATCAGATTTGATCCGCGTCCAAACCAAGATTTTTCCGATTTTATTCTATTGAACTTTCCCCCGGATCCTGCAAGGTTGAAGCAAAGATGCGGTTTTTGTTCTGCATGGCCTTGAATTGTTCGGTCATGGAGAAATGAGTTATCTTTTCCCGGTCGTCCGGTTGCAGATTCACCAGTTCAAAAGCCGTTTCCAGAAACCCCGGACTTTTTTCCACTGTCCTGATGACCCTGCCCAGACATCGAACCGTTTCCAGTGTCGCTCCCGGCAAATGCATCTCCATTTCCATTAGACCCCCGGGAGGCAGGGATTTTGTCGTCCGGAAGCTGATTCCGTATCCGCTCAGATTGACCCTGGCCCGCTGGGGTTTTTGCCTGTGACGGCCTTCGCCGCCCTGCCAGTAACGAAGATAGATTTCTGTATCGATACGGTAATCGCGGCGAACATGGGAGCTGATCTCGGAATTGGTGACAAAGAGCAGTACAAGGTTGGGCTGGATCGCCCGGACGAGATCGGCCCAGGCGGTGAGAAAGGCGATTCCCTTATCGAAAGTGACCCGCCACTTTCCGCCCGGATCAATCGCCTCAAGAGGCAGGGGCTGGGTGGGAAACTGGATTTCCAGGTGAGGAGGGGAGAAGTTTCGGAGAACCCCGTCCACATGCAGGACCTGCCGCCCTTTCATGGGAACGGTTACGTTGACCATCACGCAGTCGGCGAATTGTTCCACCATCATTTAGTAATCCTAAGGTGGTCAATCTGATGGTTTTGGAAAAAGTCATTCCCGAAGTGATTTTGATCGGGAATCCAGCTTATAAAGTCCTTGAAATTAGGGATGCCCGATAGACCCACTCGGGCATGACGGATCGAATTTGCGAGTATATCAACATGAAGCGATTGTTCCTGCTACCCCAGATCCCGGGTCTGAATCTTGTTGCGCAGTTCCTCACGCTGGGCCGCCATGCAAAAACCGATAATCGCGTCGCGGTCGGCAGACTCAATCTCGATAAAGTGCATGGCTACTCCTTTTCGGCCTCCGGCAAAAGGGCACAAACGTTTGACCTGGCCGATGCAGGTGGCCTGTTTCGGGGGATCCTCACTGAAAATCAAGGTTAGAGAAATCTTTTCATTCAGCTGGACGGTATCAGGCAGGGGCATGCGAATGCCGCAGCCGCTGATATTGACCCGCGCCTTAATTTGGCGGGGCTGGTTCTCCTCGCCTTCCACAAAGCGGGTATAGCGGATGGTCAGGTCGGTATCCACCCGGAAGAATTCGCGGTTGCCGAACTGCAGCGGTGTTTCGACAACCTTTAAACGCAGTTTGTCCCCGTCGAGGACCTCCTCTATGGTCGCCCTGAGGCGGATTGGGTGCCCATCTTCCTCAAAAAAGAGACGGCAGCCGCCTTTCAGATCCAGTTCCTCAACAGGCAGCTGACCGGTCAGGAAGGTCGCCTCGACAGTATCCACGGACCGTCGGCGCGCCACGCACTCCAGGGACATGGTCTGATCATCCCTGATGGGAAGGGTGATCTGAATAATCCGAAAATCTTTTAGATGATCGAGAGCTGACATGAAGCGGTTTCGGGTCCGTTATTGTTTTTGATTGGGCAGCTTTGGGTCGTGGTTCCAATGACGCTGTCGAAACCCGGCTTTTCCGTCTAATTCAAGGGCAATACGAGCAGCCATATTAGCCTTACTTTCCCGATAACGCAAACAAAGTTTTCTGGTTATGCACTTGACTACTGTGAAGATAAAACCTTCAATCACAAAGGCTTAATGCAAAGGAGCGGGGGCGCAAAGGCGCAAGGGGAAAAACGATCAGGATCATCTTGTTCATTGGTTTCTTTGCGACTTGGCGTCCTGGTGTCCTGGCGTTGAATTCACTGCCTGGAACTGACCCTGCTGCCGGAATATGACGAAGGAGTTTTATATCCGCTGATTGCAGTGCGGCCCTCCCGGAGTTGAGCCAATTCATCCCGAACCAGCGCCTTGTGTGCCGTGGCTTGGGTAAGAATTTCCTGGCAGCGATCGGCGAGATCGGTCATCAGCGATCTTTTTGTTGCCAGAAAAGAGGAGGGGAGAGGAGTTTCCGGCTTCGCTGTCAACAGATCAGCGATTCGACCATCGATCAGATGCGCTTCATCCCGAAGCTGCATCCAGCCCTGCAGCGAAACGCCGACAGCATCTCCCTGCCCCTTTTTCAGCATTCCTCCGATTTCCTCCAGCTTATTTAGAAGGTCCCGGTATTGCTGCAGGGAAAGCTGAAGGAGATTTTCCAGTTCCATCGTCTCACCTCAGAAGCTGGCATTCAGAGGTTTGTAATCGCCATTGGCCGTCTTGGTCTCGACCTTCTGTTCCTCGCGGACTGTTTCGATAGCCTGCGTCCAGGTTTCCCGAAGATCGCACAACAGGCCTTCGACCACCTCGAGAGGTTTCGCTTCGTTTGTCAGGTTGGCCTCGAGCATGTTGCGGATCATGTAGTCGTACAGGGCATCGAGGTTGGCGGCGATTTCCCCGCCGATCTGGTGATCCAGAGTATTGCGGAATTCCATGACGATGGCCATGGCCTTCTGGATACCAGTGACCTTGCCGGAAATGTTCCCCTCCCCGATGGCATGGATGGCCTGCCGGGTGAAGCGGATCGCGCCGTCGTAGAGCATGATCAGGATCTGCTCGCGGGATGCAGTGGAGATCTGGTTCTGCTGGTAACTGTTCAGATAGGCATTCATCGTTTATAACTCCACAAATTTTCGAGTGATTCCAGTTGTGCGCTCAGATAACTGCTGGTCGAGTTCATGCCGCTTATCAATTGCTCGAGGGCGTTGAACTGGTCGTAAAGGTTCTGCTCCCGTTTTTCAAGACGCATCTCCATGCGTTCAATGCCTTTTTCAATGCGTTTTACGTTTCTCTCGATGCTTTCCTTGCGACCGGCATAAAAACCATCGGTGTTGTCGGTGATATCTTCCAGATAGTTTTTGAAGCGGGTGGCGATGCCATCTACCGATTCATTGCCCACCAACAGTTCGGTCACACCGGAGAGGTTGCTCTTGATTGCATCCGATAATGTTGCGTCATCGATCTGAAGGGTGCCGTCTTTTTGGGTTTCGAGACCCAACTGGGACAGAGAGGTGATGCTGCCACCGGCTTGAGTGGTCAGCAGGCTCTGCAGGCGTCGCTTGATGTTGTTGAGGCCCGAATCCCCAACCAGAATGCCCGCGCTTCCCCCCTCGGATTTGGACTGGCTGGTGACGAAGGAAACAACATCGTTATAGCCCGAAACGAAATCTTTGATTAATCCTTTTATGGAGTCCTCATCCAACTTTACGGTCAGGTTGGTAAGGGTGCCTTCTTCAGCCTTTGACAGGTCCAGTGACACGCCGGGAATTGCTTCGCTCAGGGTGTTGCTGTCGCTGTAAATATCGATGCCGTCCACACGGATGTGAGCCTGTTGGGCGTTTTGGGTTGTAGCAAGCGCCGGAGGCTCATAACCCTCAACGCCCCCTGCCAAGGCAGAGAAATCGAGACTGAACCCGGTAGCGATATCGTTCCCGGTCACAACCAGCCGATAGGGACTTGCGGTGCCGTCGTTGATGATGGCTGCCGTGACGCCTGCATCCGCTTCGTTGATGGCGGTCATGATGCCTTCCAGAGAATTGCTTTCGGCATCGATGGTAATACTCACCGGTGCTTCACTGCCCACGGTCAGGGTCAAACTGCCTGTACCGAAACTGTTGGCCGTTTTGCTGGAAACCCCCTGGCTGACACTTTTCTGTACCTGAGCAAGATCGACCACCTCGACCTGGTAGCTGCCGGGGAGTGCATCGCTGTCGGCGGTAGCGGCAAAGAAATCTTCCGAACTCAAGGTTGCTTTTTTTGCCTGCAGTTCGGTTACCGAATCGAGATCCTCGATTTTCGACAAAAAGCCATCCAACTTGTCCTCGAACTTGGCGAGGGCCGACAAACGCGCGCTGAAAAAAGCCTTGTCCGTCTCCAGTCGGCTGAGCGGCCGGCGCTCAGCCTCCATCAACTGTTTGATCAGAGAGGTGGTGTCCAGGCCGGTGGCCAGGCCGCCGAAAGATATCGCCATGGTTTGCTCCCCTCCGTGCAGTCTACCCGGTGGTGTCCACCAGGCTGCCGCGTAGTTCTTTCAAGTGTTTGGTCAGATCGATAAGTTCTTCGGGTGGAATCTGTCGAATCATTTCGCCCGATTCGACCTCCACAAGACGCACCACCATCTGGTTGGTCTTATGCTCCATCTCAAAACGTACACTGTAGGCGCCGTCTTCAGTGAGGGACTTGATCTGATCGAGTATCTCCTCGGGCTGCACCTTTTTCCTGGCGGTATCCGAATCGACCCGGTTGGCGGTTTCTTCGCGGACGCGAGTGATTTCGTCGGCGCTTGTCGCCAATTTTGGCGTGACGGTCCCGGAGACGGCTGCAGAGTCAACTTTCATGGTTGCCTCCTGTTAGCTCCTTGAGAAAGGGGGCCGGGAAACCCGGCCCCCCAGGTTGGATGACCGATCCGGCCTTAGCCGAGCAGCGACAGAGCCAGCTGCGGGGCCTGGTTGGCCTGGGCCAGAATGGAGACGCCGGCCTGCTGCAGAATGTTCTGCTTGGTCATGTTGGAGGTTTCCTGCGCGATGTCTGCATCCAGGATCCGGCTGCGGGCGGCGCTCAGGTTTTCAGCAACGTTGTTGAGGTTGGCGATGGTCGATTCGAAGCGGTTCTGCACGGCGCCGAGATCTCCGCGGGAGGAGTCGATCTGGGCAATGGCGCGGTCGATGTTGGTGATCGCGCTGTTCGCTCCGGACTGAGTGGAAATATCCACGTTGGTCATGGAGTTCGCAGTCGTTACATTGGTTGTTCCTGCGGTAAAGGTCATACCCGAACCAGCAGCCGTACCCTGATTGATAACGATTGCATTTTCACTGCTGAGAGTTACGGAGCCGACGATGACCTCATCTTGAACCGCCGTCAGGTCGAGACTGCCAAACAAGGCGTCGCCGTTACCATCTGCTTCCAGCTGGATATTACGGCCATCGCTAGCCGTAAGAACCATTTGGTTGGAAGAGTTCATTTCAGCGGTAACACCGGTTTGGTTTGACACAGCATTGATCGCATCAGTCAAAGCGCCGTTTGCATCGGCAGCCTGAACTGAAGCCAACATAATATCGACGCCGTTAATCGCGAATTCACCTGCTGCCAGGCCGTCTGCATCGAGGGAAACAGCACCCAAATTAACAGTTGTTGCGTTGGCTGTGGCGCTTACACCGGTCGTAGCAGAAAAGGCATTGATCCCTGCAGCAACCGAAGCTGCCGAGTTATCGGCGTCTGTGGTGGAAAGATTGTCATTTGAGGTGGTAATGACCTGATCGTTGATCGTCAGTACGCCTGAAATGTTGGTCAAGAGTCCGGATGCCGTACCAGGTGCAGTTATTCCAGTAGAGGATACTTCCGCGTTGGCACCCAGAGCATTGGCACGGGCATCGCTGATCGACAGAGAGATGGATTGGTCGGCATTGGCGCCAACATGGAACTTGGCGTCGGTCATGCTTCCATCGAGGAGTTTTTTACCGTTGAAGGTGGTGTTGTTGCCGATACGGTCCAGTTCCGAAATCAGCTGGTCAACTTCCGCCTGAAGAGATGCCCGGTCTTGATTGGTGTTGGTATCGTTGGCCGACTGTACGGCCAGTTCGCGCATGCGCTGCAGAATGTTGGTGCTTTCTCCCAGGGCGCCTTCAGCGGTCTGGGCCAGGGAGATGCCGTCGTTGGCGTTCCGGGCGGCCTGGTTGAGGCCGCGGATCTGCGAGGTCATGCGGTCGGAGATCGCCAGACCGGCGGCGTCGTCCTTGGCGCTGTTGATGCGCAGACCGGAAGAGAGGCGTTGCATCGATTTGCCCAAGGCACCCTGAGACTGGCCGAGGTTACGCTGAGCGTTGAGGGACATTACGTTAGTGTTGATGGTAATTGCCATGGTTTATTCCTCCGTGAATGATGGTTTGGCGGGCATCCTTGCCCTGGTTTTGGTTTTTGTTCTGTTTTTTGTTTGCCTGCCGGGAAGGTTCGGGTTGATTCACTCACCTCCTTCGACTGGATTTTCCCGGATTTGCTCTTTGACTCACTTTTCGACCTTCAAAACCGAAATCTTTAGGATTATTTTTCAATATTCATAGTCATAGGCTTTTCGAACGCAGATAACTGCGGATAGAGGCGGATATAGTTAAAATCTGAATGTTTCTTCTTTTGGATTCCGGTTTGCTTTTGAAATCATCTGCGTCCATCCGCTTTTATCTGCGTTCAATTTGCCTTTCAGGTTATTGGCCAGCCTTTTCTTCGGCCGCGGCCCGGGCTTCCTCGATAGTCGGCAGGGGGGTGCGGCTCTGGTATTTGGTGCCTTCCAGGATGACCTGCAGCGCCCGGTTGCTTTTCGGTGCGAACAGGATCGGCGCAGCCAGGTTGAGGGTGATCTTCCGGTCGGGAGGCACGGTCACCACGGTCAGGACGAAGCATTCCTCCGTCTCCTCGAGTCCCAATTTCACCCGCTCCCGCTGATCGGGAACCACCCGGTAATCGAGAAAGAAATTGGTCGGATCGGTGAGGATGAAGGCGATGTTCGGGTCCTCGACGCTCTGAATCCAGAACAGGGGACCTTCCTTCTCGTTGGGCATGACCACGAACCTGCGCAGATGCTCGAAACCGATGAGTCCTTCCGGGAAGGTCAGGAGGTTTTCGTCGCTGTATTCGATTTCGCCGAAGCGGCTCTGAATCTTCCTCATTTCGGTTCTTTCCTCCCGGCCAGGCTGCTGCTCAAATCGTTCAGATCTGCAAGGTTCCATTGGGTCGCCTCCTTGTTTTCCAGGCAAATACGGTCGTAAACTTCCTGCCGATAGATTTTTTTATCTGAAGGGGCCTCGATGCCGATACGGATGCCGCCGCCCTTCAGCTCGATTACGGTTATCTTGATGTCGTCGCCGATGACGATTCCTTCACCGGCTTTACGGGTGAGTACAAGCATGTTTGCCCTCCCTGGCGTTGGTTGGCGCCTTCATCCTAAGGCGTCTGGATTAAGTCTAAGAGGCAGATTGGACGCTGATTAACGCAGATAAACGCTGATAAGGCATAAAACTTGACCTAAATGCATTTTGGTTTTGATTGATCTGCGTATGCGAAGCATCAGATTTGATCTGCGTCCTATCCTGGTTTTGCTTTACAAGTAATTCAAAATTGACAACTCCGAAACCTTACCCGTCACATTCAGCGCCGCTTCGAAAGCCAGCTGCTGCTGATTGAGATTGGTGATCGTTTCGACGATGTCGACGTCTTCGTAGCGGGACAGCACTTCCTGCATGTCGATCTTGACGTTTTCCATGTGCAGTTGGGCGTTCTCAACCCGCTGGGCGATGTTGCCCATCTTGCTGCGCATGAGGCTGACCTGCTCCGATCCGGCCTTCAAATCGTCGAGGTGGCTCAGGGCCGCGGTCGGGTCATTGGAGGTGAGGCTGGTCTCGATCTGGCTCAGCAGGTCGAACAGGTTGATTCCGCCAGGTATTCCTGCCCCCTGGAACAGCCTGTCACCGGTCAGATTGGTTTGGATCTTTTCCCCGGGAGCAATCTCCAGCCTGATCTCATCGCTGGTACCGTCGTAGGTAAAGGGGTCGCTGGTGTCGGGGAAGGGAATTGTGTTTTCCTCGAACCCGGCGAAGATGTATTTGCCGTCGACCTGGGAGTTGGCCAGGGCATAGAGCTCTTCCCGGATATTGGCGATGTCGTTCGCGTAGCTCTGCAGGTCAGCGGCGCTCGCCGCGCCGTTACCGGCGGCGATGGTGGTTTCCTGGGCCCGGATAAGCAGGTTGCTCACCTGGTCGAGATGGGAATCCTGGATCTGCAGGCGGTCGGAGGCGGTGCCGAGGCTGCGCAGGTACCGGTCGCTCTGCTGGATCTGGCTGCGGGCGTTGAGGACCGGGCGAACGGCCGAGGGATCGTCGGAGGGTTTGTTGATCCGCTTGCCGGTGGCGGCGGACAGGCGCTGATCGAGCAGCCGGTCTTCCATCTTGTTGATCTGGTGTTGAAGGGCCCGGTAAACGGTCGCCTGGGTCGTTTTCATGGCTTATCACCTCTTGATGCTCATCAGGGTATCCATCATCTCGTCCACCGTGGAGAGGAGCTTGGCCGAGGCTTCGAAACCTTTTTGAAACTTGATCAGGTTGATCATCTCTTCTTCCAGGGAGACGCCGGCCACGCCGTCGCGCAGGTTCTGCAACTGGGTCATGGTGTCTTCGTTGGCGTTGCGGGCCAGTTCGTTCTGTCCGGATTCGACGCCCACCCGGGAAACGATCCGGGAGTAGGAGCCGACCAGGGTGTCGTTGCCGTCGACCACCTTGGCGCTGCCCAGTTCGGCTATCGCCTGGGCAATGGTGTTGTCTCCCGGCGCCGAAGACTGTCCGGCGGCGACTTCGTCAGGACTGGTCAGCAACACCGAAATCGCATTGGCGGAGCCCGCGACCGTACCCGGATCGTTGAAGAAATCGGCCCCCGTAACGCCGTTCAGAGCGGTGCCGTTTCGGTGTACATTATTCACTGCCTGAATCAAATCGTTTGCCAGTTTGTCAACCTTGCCTTCGAGTTCGGGGATCAACTGGTCGCGGATTTCGAGCAGCCCCTTGAATTCGCCGCCCAGGCGGGTGGTATCCACCGGTCTGGAAATGGTGCCGACAGTGACGTTGAGCTGCAGTTCGTTGGCGACGATCGATCCTTCCAGCGTAATGGCCTGGCCGTTCTGCACCAGGGGAAGGCCGTTCGGCAACTGGACGGAGACGACGCCGTCCTTGTTTTCAAGGCTCTTGGCTCCGATCGTTTTCGACAGGTCGGCGAGCAGCAGGTCCCTTTCATCCCGGAAGGAATTGGCCGATTGACCGACGCTTTCGATGGTCGCGATACGGTTGTTGAGGTCGGCGACCCGTTGCAGACTGTCGTTGATTCCCTCCAGCTTCGCGAGCAGGGTTTCATCGATGTTGCGCCTCACTGAATCGAGTCCCTCAATGGTGGAATGAAAGGCATCGGCCAGCAGGCCGCCCTGCTGAATGACCAGGTCGCGTTCGGTCTGGCCGCCCGGATTTGCCGCGAGTTCCTGCCAGGAGTCGAAGAAGTTGTCGATCTCGGTGCCCAGCCCGCCGTCGGAAATGTTGAAGAGACGTTCCAGTTCGGCCAGCGGCATCGTTTTGGCATCCTCTTCGCCATAGCTTGCGCTCTTGTCGCGGATCTCGCTGGTGAGAAAGGCATCGTGTTCCCGCTCGATGTTGTTGACCAGTACCCCCTGGCCGACGACAAAACCGCCAAAGGTCAGGGAAGGGTAGGTGCTGA
This portion of the Syntrophotaleaceae bacterium genome encodes:
- a CDS encoding diguanylate cyclase produces the protein MPNTALIIGETPEARQSVAEIVDATRQFQRKLYCADDRRALRWLQDNPVDMVFCGLTEQNMRHLKILTGFMKDEPEWRDIPVVVFSHPGKRDLLIRALESGASDGMTRETAIEEITAKIRWHLKNRQRIQGLCMSRSQLARMALCDGLTGLYNRAYFDATLEKEIARSRRSKLPLSLLLVDLDHFKKINDNHGHLVGDRVLANVAAALRDQSRVADTVCRYGGEEFAIILPETPLAGAQLVAERIRRQISELKLEVSVTTSIGINCAEHYEELVPDLLIAGADSALYAAKRKGRNRCEVATRNETDFCDLHLVYPGNLAVASA
- a CDS encoding PilZ domain-containing protein — encoded protein: MMVEQFADCVMVNVTVPMKGRQVLHVDGVLRNFSPPHLEIQFPTQPLPLEAIDPGGKWRVTFDKGIAFLTAWADLVRAIQPNLVLLFVTNSEISSHVRRDYRIDTEIYLRYWQGGEGRHRQKPQRARVNLSGYGISFRTTKSLPPGGLMEMEMHLPGATLETVRCLGRVIRTVEKSPGFLETAFELVNLQPDDREKITHFSMTEQFKAMQNKNRIFASTLQDPGESSIE
- a CDS encoding PilZ domain-containing protein encodes the protein MSALDHLKDFRIIQITLPIRDDQTMSLECVARRRSVDTVEATFLTGQLPVEELDLKGGCRLFFEEDGHPIRLRATIEEVLDGDKLRLKVVETPLQFGNREFFRVDTDLTIRYTRFVEGEENQPRQIKARVNISGCGIRMPLPDTVQLNEKISLTLIFSEDPPKQATCIGQVKRLCPFAGGRKGVAMHFIEIESADRDAIIGFCMAAQREELRNKIQTRDLG
- the fliS gene encoding flagellar export chaperone FliS; translated protein: MNAYLNSYQQNQISTASREQILIMLYDGAIRFTRQAIHAIGEGNISGKVTGIQKAMAIVMEFRNTLDHQIGGEIAANLDALYDYMIRNMLEANLTNEAKPLEVVEGLLCDLRETWTQAIETVREEQKVETKTANGDYKPLNASF
- the fliD gene encoding flagellar filament capping protein FliD, whose protein sequence is MAISFGGLATGLDTTSLIKQLMEAERRPLSRLETDKAFFSARLSALAKFEDKLDGFLSKIEDLDSVTELQAKKATLSSEDFFAATADSDALPGSYQVEVVDLAQVQKSVSQGVSSKTANSFGTGSLTLTVGSEAPVSITIDAESNSLEGIMTAINEADAGVTAAIINDGTASPYRLVVTGNDIATGFSLDFSALAGGVEGYEPPALATTQNAQQAHIRVDGIDIYSDSNTLSEAIPGVSLDLSKAEEGTLTNLTVKLDEDSIKGLIKDFVSGYNDVVSFVTSQSKSEGGSAGILVGDSGLNNIKRRLQSLLTTQAGGSITSLSQLGLETQKDGTLQIDDATLSDAIKSNLSGVTELLVGNESVDGIATRFKNYLEDITDNTDGFYAGRKESIERNVKRIEKGIERMEMRLEKREQNLYDQFNALEQLISGMNSTSSYLSAQLESLENLWSYKR
- a CDS encoding flagellar protein FlaG; the encoded protein is MKVDSAAVSGTVTPKLATSADEITRVREETANRVDSDTARKKVQPEEILDQIKSLTEDGAYSVRFEMEHKTNQMVVRLVEVESGEMIRQIPPEELIDLTKHLKELRGSLVDTTG
- a CDS encoding flagellin, with product MAITINTNVMSLNAQRNLGQSQGALGKSMQRLSSGLRINSAKDDAAGLAISDRMTSQIRGLNQAARNANDGISLAQTAEGALGESTNILQRMRELAVQSANDTNTNQDRASLQAEVDQLISELDRIGNNTTFNGKKLLDGSMTDAKFHVGANADQSISLSISDARANALGANAEVSSTGITAPGTASGLLTNISGVLTINDQVITTSNDNLSTTDADNSAASVAAGINAFSATTGVSATANATTVNLGAVSLDADGLAAGEFAINGVDIMLASVQAADANGALTDAINAVSNQTGVTAEMNSSNQMVLTASDGRNIQLEADGNGDALFGSLDLTAVQDEVIVGSVTLSSENAIVINQGTAAGSGMTFTAGTTNVTTANSMTNVDISTQSGANSAITNIDRAIAQIDSSRGDLGAVQNRFESTIANLNNVAENLSAARSRILDADIAQETSNMTKQNILQQAGVSILAQANQAPQLALSLLG
- a CDS encoding flagellar assembly protein FliW; translated protein: MRKIQSRFGEIEYSDENLLTFPEGLIGFEHLRRFVVMPNEKEGPLFWIQSVEDPNIAFILTDPTNFFLDYRVVPDQRERVKLGLEETEECFVLTVVTVPPDRKITLNLAAPILFAPKSNRALQVILEGTKYQSRTPLPTIEEARAAAEEKAGQ
- the csrA gene encoding carbon storage regulator CsrA, translating into MLVLTRKAGEGIVIGDDIKITVIELKGGGIRIGIEAPSDKKIYRQEVYDRICLENKEATQWNLADLNDLSSSLAGRKEPK
- the flgL gene encoding flagellar hook-associated protein FlgL, with translation MKTTQATVYRALQHQINKMEDRLLDQRLSAATGKRINKPSDDPSAVRPVLNARSQIQQSDRYLRSLGTASDRLQIQDSHLDQVSNLLIRAQETTIAAGNGAASAADLQSYANDIANIREELYALANSQVDGKYIFAGFEENTIPFPDTSDPFTYDGTSDEIRLEIAPGEKIQTNLTGDRLFQGAGIPGGINLFDLLSQIETSLTSNDPTAALSHLDDLKAGSEQVSLMRSKMGNIAQRVENAQLHMENVKIDMQEVLSRYEDVDIVETITNLNQQQLAFEAALNVTGKVSELSILNYL
- the flgK gene encoding flagellar hook-associated protein FlgK, translating into MGGLSTALNTGKTSLSTTQKIIEISGNNIANVNTPGYSRQKATLSTYPSLTFGGFVVGQGVLVNNIEREHDAFLTSEIRDKSASYGEEDAKTMPLAELERLFNISDGGLGTEIDNFFDSWQELAANPGGQTERDLVIQQGGLLADAFHSTIEGLDSVRRNIDETLLAKLEGINDSLQRVADLNNRIATIESVGQSANSFRDERDLLLADLSKTIGAKSLENKDGVVSVQLPNGLPLVQNGQAITLEGSIVANELQLNVTVGTISRPVDTTRLGGEFKGLLEIRDQLIPELEGKVDKLANDLIQAVNNVHRNGTALNGVTGADFFNDPGTVAGSANAISVLLTSPDEVAAGQSSAPGDNTIAQAIAELGSAKVVDGNDTLVGSYSRIVSRVGVESGQNELARNANEDTMTQLQNLRDGVAGVSLEEEMINLIKFQKGFEASAKLLSTVDEMMDTLMSIKR